Proteins found in one Deinococcus aquiradiocola genomic segment:
- the plsX gene encoding phosphate acyltransferase PlsX → MNAEGGAGSGLPVALDAAGGDFGALPNVEGAVAAARTGLKVLLVGDRVKLHAELGKYPGSASLPLEIVEAGDVIGMDDHASDVRGRRDASINVANRLVKEGRASAVVSMGHSGASMASSLLTLGRLKGVDRPAILTHLPSRNGFITMLDVGANADVKPAYLAQWAGLASTYLKVVEDRQNPSVGLLSIGEEDHKGNALTLEVHALLREAARRGDLNFHGNVEGRDIFQGTTDIVVTDGFTGNIALKLAEGEAKVLFGWVRDALGTSLLSKLGGLLVRSSLRGVAARLDPSTYGASLLIGVNGLSYIGHGSADARAVKNALLRADRADQTRLIARLKEGLETAAPVGTD, encoded by the coding sequence ATGAACGCTGAGGGCGGGGCGGGTTCGGGCCTGCCGGTCGCGCTGGACGCGGCGGGCGGGGATTTCGGTGCGCTGCCGAACGTGGAGGGCGCGGTCGCTGCGGCCCGCACGGGCCTGAAGGTGCTGCTGGTCGGGGACCGCGTGAAGCTGCACGCGGAGCTCGGCAAGTACCCGGGCAGCGCGTCCCTGCCGCTGGAGATCGTGGAGGCCGGCGACGTGATCGGCATGGATGACCACGCGAGCGACGTGCGTGGCCGCCGCGACGCGAGCATCAACGTCGCGAACCGGCTCGTGAAGGAGGGCCGCGCGTCGGCGGTGGTGAGCATGGGGCACAGCGGGGCCAGCATGGCGTCGTCGCTGCTCACGCTGGGCCGCCTGAAGGGCGTGGACCGGCCCGCCATCCTGACGCACCTCCCGTCCCGCAACGGGTTCATCACGATGCTGGACGTGGGCGCGAACGCGGACGTGAAGCCCGCGTACCTCGCGCAGTGGGCGGGCCTGGCGAGCACGTATCTGAAGGTCGTCGAGGACCGGCAGAATCCGTCGGTGGGCCTGCTGAGCATCGGCGAGGAGGACCACAAGGGCAACGCGCTCACGCTGGAGGTCCACGCCCTGCTGCGCGAGGCGGCGCGGCGCGGGGACCTGAACTTCCACGGGAACGTGGAGGGCCGCGACATCTTCCAGGGCACGACGGACATCGTGGTCACGGACGGCTTCACCGGCAACATCGCCCTGAAGCTCGCGGAGGGCGAGGCGAAGGTGCTGTTCGGGTGGGTGCGGGACGCGCTCGGCACGTCGCTGCTCAGCAAGCTGGGCGGGCTGCTCGTGCGGTCGTCGCTGCGCGGCGTGGCGGCGCGTCTCGACCCGAGCACGTACGGCGCGAGCCTGCTGATCGGCGTGAACGGCCTGAGTTACATCGGGCACGGGAGCGCCGACGCGCGCGCCGTCAAGAACGCCCTGCTGCGCGCGGACCGCGCGGACCAGACGCGCCTCATCGCGCGCCTGAAGGAAGGCCTGGAGACGGCCGCGCCGGTCGGCACCGACTGA